The DNA sequence CATCCTGGGTATATTTAATATTGAATTTAAGTGTTGTATTAATCTCCTCTTCGTCTAAAGGTATTCGTTCTGTTTTGAGAAGCCCTGCGATACTGCTCTTATGTTCTGAGATAATGTTCTCAGGATTTCCTTCATAATCAGATACACAATATACGCTGTGTTCTTCATCAAAGTAAGGATCGCATTGATATTCCCCCAAAAAGGTTCTGCATTGAATAAGGAGCGCTTGTTTGAGATCAAAGACATGTCTGTCTAATATATCCTCCAAAGCGACAGATGCCTCCACAATGACAATTTTTGGCGGGCAGTATTTTACGATGAGATCAACTATCCTGTTTTCAATAGATATTTTTTCGATTTTAACGATCATCTGCTTTGGCATTACATCGGGATACGAAGGCGAGCTCTTGGCCTTTTTAATATCAACAATCTCGGCAGTGCCGAGATCCATCTTCGTAATTCCCAGAAGAAAAAAGACCAAAGTGCCTTTGACCATACGATTAATCTCCACAGATAAATTTCCGGTTAGCGGTGGAAGACGATTGTTTGTTCGTATCTCTTGATCCTTTACTGGCGCATCGGAGAACAAGGTATTATTTTGATAGGGATTATCGTTTTACAAGACTAAAAGAGTAAATAATGCCTTTCTAAAATCCCGACCCATAATTGCGGCATTTGATCGAGGTGCTTTTTTATGATACTTCTGCATCTCTCTTCCCACACTTTTTTTGTAAGGTCAGTGTGAATCTTTACGTGTACCATTTGGGGTTCCGTGATCGGCATCCCTATCTGACTTACGAGATAGCATTCTGCCTCTAAAATATGAGGGTCCTGCGTTAGCTCTGCCGATATCCCGTTGGCAACGAGATTATATAATTTACCCGTATGGGTAATAGGATTTTTCCCTGCTGCAGCCTCAAGAGTCATGGGCCGGTAAGGGGTGATTAACCCATTAGCCCTGTTACCTCTGCCTACCTGCCCATCGTCCCCGCATTCAGCGCTTGTCCCGGTCACGGTTAAATACACAATATCCTTCTCATAGTTATCGGCAGCATTTATTACCACGGTGACTTTGAGAGATGTCCTTTTTCTTACAAAGATCTGGACATATTCAAGTATGTCTTTTTTTACCTGAAAATATTTTTCCTTGGATGGGATGAACCTTGAGACAAGAGCCATAGCAATGGTAAGGTTTATGTGGTCCTGTACTCGTATACCCATGATTTTAATGTCTTCGCCAATTACAGGAAATTCTTGTTTCACCGCAGGTGAATTTAAAAATTGTTCGGTTTGATAGACGAGAGATTCCGTTTCTGTGAAAGGTGAAAAACCAACACCAATCGAGGTATCGTTTGCCAGTGGGATTAAGCTTTCGAAAGTTGCCCGCAGGTCTGCACTCCCTGTTCTGATCTTCGTTTCAACAATGACATTTTTTTCGGGTTCTAAAAATCTCAACTGTTTACCGAGCCAATGATGAGTTGTCTTCCTTGCGATCTCTTCCAGAGGTACTTTTTCATCTCCCAGGGCTTCCACGGCCCTGCCTACAGCAATGAATTGCAGGGGGGTTATTACCTTTCCACCGCCGAAATATACCTCGGAGCGCCCGCCTACAAGAAGGCACTTATCGATGTTATGGTGTAATACCCTGCCAAATTTTTCTCTGTAATATCGGGAGAAGGCAATGCTTAATTCTTCGGCTGCACGGTCGCATAACGTGTCGGGATGGCCCAATCCTTTGCGTTCAACAATTTCAGCGGCAGATTCCCGGGAAGGCAAATTTTTCGTTTTCTCTATAAGTATTTCCATATCAGATGAGGGTTTAAGGTACTACAAACTCATGCCCGGGGCGTTTAACGCATAAAACCGGGCAGGGGGCTTGTCTCACAACCTTTTCTGCCGTGCTTCCCAGTAATGCATGGGAAAGGCCTGTTCGTCCGTGGGTTGCGATAGTAATCAGATCAACATTATATTTTTTAGCAGCTTTAATAATCTCAAGATGTGGCGTTCCCCGTGTGATAATGTTTTCAACCTCTATCTTCTCAAGAAACCGTTTTGGTACTAAACGGTGGATGGTCTTTTTCGCTTCCTGTTCCATATTGCTATATATTTGGGAAAGAGGACTGGTAGTCCCTCCAAGACCTATACTGATATCTAACTTGGGAATTACATGCAGAATATACAGCTTTGACTTCCGTTCCAAAGCAAAATCCAGTGCATATTTTAAGGCATGTTTTGCGTACGTAGAGAAATCGGTAGGAAATAGAATTTTTTCAATTTTAATCATGATATCAGCTCCTGAACAAGGGTTTATAAACTATCCGAGAATTAAGATCGTAAAATGTATGTATGAAAATAGCTATTCTCGTATAACCTTTTTGATAGATGTGTCGTATTATCTTCTCCACTCTACGCGTATAAATTTCCTATTTTCGTATTTTTTATATTCTACTTCTCCGTCATATGCCTTGAATAAGATAGATCCGATACGCTGTGCCAGCGTGCCTGTTGTGGTATGTATCTCAATTTCATTCGTTTTTTCCTGAATCTTCATGATTCTTTTTAAAGGATTAAATGTCTTTGAGCGCTCATCCTCATTGCGGATAAGGTTCATTATCTCTTGTTTATGCTCCTTGAGAAAATTGCCCTTCAGTTTTACGATACCACCCGGCACATTTTCTTTTATCTTCTTGCATGCGGGACAAATCTTCCAATTGATGTTTTTCAGCGCTTTTTTCTCTTTGTAAAGTTTGGGATCGAGAAACCACTTCTTATTGTGGTAAACGGCGGTACAATCCTTACAAATAGAAACATCCGGTAATCCCTTCCCCTTCGGTGGCAAATAGGGATCGTTTTCATCAAAAAGCTGAGATCTTGTATGTTTGTTAAACCTTGAACTTTTTTTCATAATTATTCGTTTTCCTTTTTATTGAACATGTATAAATTCTTATAGAAAATAGATGACGTATTATACCTATTACGGTTCAGAGTAATTTTTATAATCTCTTTCAACCTCCCTTCACAGGAATCTTTTTTATTCCTGATTTCTCACATTTTGGTAAGATAATCTCAAGTATCCCCTTTTTATATTCTGCCTTTACCTGATGGAATTTTACTGATGCAGGCAGCGCAACAGACCTGGAAAAATATCCGCAACATCTTTCCAAAAGGTGATAATTCTTTTCTTTTTCTTCTTTATCGACCCTCTTTTCACCCTGAATTGTTAACGTATTGCCGATGATTGAAATATTAATATCCTTTGGTTCAATTCCAGGTACCTCCATCTTTATCATAATGCCTTTATCGTCTTCAGAGACATCCAAAGGAGGCATCAACCCTGTTCCTACGATTATATCTCCTTCCTGAAAATTACTTAAGAGTTTATTCATCTCATTCCTAAATGCATTTAATAGGGGTAAATAGGATAATTTCTTTGTTATAGGCGACATGAAATATTCCTCCAAAATAGAAAATAAACCCGATGGTATGTTTTATTGATAAATATGGTAATCGATATCCGGAAAGATATTATCCTTACTTTCAATATCAGAGAGCCACATATCATCGATAGCGTTTGTCCGGATATCATCATACAGTTTTGTAAAACGGAAGAGGTGGTCTTTTGTCCTCTTTGCAGCATATTCCGCCATCTTACCGGTTTTCATGATAAAAGCCCAATCGCTGCTTTGTGCCAACAGAAGTTCCCGAGCAGCCTGATTGAGCGCCCGGTTTTGTAATGAGTTTCCCTGCACGTGCGGATATGCTTTCACCAGCTCGACCATACGATCCGCTGCCTTATGGAGGTGACGGTAAATCCAATCGTTGTTTTCATTCTGCCAATACTCATGATATCCCTTATATCCCCAACTCGAGGGAGAAGGTGTGGAAATCTGATTATTCGGATACATCTCAAGGTAATCTGATGGGGTAATAAGTGAGATTATCTTCTGATGAGATGCAATTTTTCTGAGTAAGAAATTAATCCAGTCAGGCCCTTCAAACCACCAATGGCCAAAGAGCTCTGCATCGTAGGGTGCGACAATAACAGGCTTCCGGTCCATGATCGATGCAAGATGCTCTACCTGTTTTTCCCGGTTAAAGAGAAAGTTTGCTGCATGCTCAGAGGCCTTGTTTAAGGCATTTTCACGCAGATAGGGTTCTTTATGGTTGGTCTTGCCGGTGATCCGATAATATTTAATGCCTATGTTTGAACGCTTACCATCCCCGTGGAGATAAGGTTGTATGTAATCATAATCAAGGTCAAAACCTACATCCCGGTAAAATTCACGATAGGAGAAATCACCGGGGTATCCTTCCTGAGAACTCCAAACCTGTTTGGAGGATTCCGCATCCCTTCCAAAAGCTGCTATACCTGAAGAGCAATAAATAGGGGCGTAAACACCGTACCGAGGCCTGGGAGATGCGAAGATGAGTCCGTGCGTTTCCAGGATAAAAAAACGGATATTTGCCTCCCTGAGTATCTGTTCTATCGCATGATCGTAAGCACATTCAGGCAGCCATATGCCCTGCGGCTTTTTACCGAAATGCTTCTCATAATGCTCTGTTGCTACATGAATTTGAGCGCGCAAAGCGTTCATATTGTTACCGATAAGGGGTAAGAAACCATGGGTAGCAGCACACGTTATTATCTCTAGTTTGCCCATGTCCTGGAATTTCCTGAAAGCCTGGACAATATTTTGATGATATTTTTCCTCATATACCTGTTTAGCGTTCTTGAAATACGTGTGATACATCTGTGCAAGTTTGTTAAATTCCGGTTGTTGTTTCGTTCTCCGTATTTCTTTTTCAGCCAGCTCGATCCGTTTATCGATATATCGGATATAGCGGGATTGTAAAAGCGCATCAGTGAGCATAGAAATCAATGGGGGGGTCAGGGACATCGTTAAACGGAAATCAATCCCATCCTCAATCAGTTTATCAAAGACGTTAATAAGGGGGATATAGGTTTCCGTAATAGACTCGAAAAGCCAATCTTCTTCCAGGTATTCATGATATTCCGGATGACGGACAAACGGCAGGTGTGCATGCAAAATGAGTGACAGATAGCCCTTTCCCATACGCTATATTCCTCGTAAACGTTAAGTTCTCAAAAGATTTGCAGGCGATGATACAGCCTCTTTGAGCATTTCCTGCCAATCCCTGTGTGCCCTCTCAAATACAGATTCACTGATTCCGAGGCCTATAGGGATGAATGCCTTTTTGTAAAGCTCTTCAATATACATCCACTCTCTGTCAATTACCTCTGATACGCCCGCAGGAGGAGTCCTGATGATATTTGATCTTGCCAGGATACGGAATGTTCCATTCGGGGTGAGGAATCCGATATCAACACAAAAGGATGTATTTGGTTTATCCGCGTAAATATACCAACTTTGTGCCCCGGCAGGAATTTCAATATCAAAACGGGTATTGGCGTTATTGCCGTTAAAGATTGTATTCGTCACATCATAGACCCTTAATATCATTTTTACATTACGCGCCAGGGTACCAAGGGTACTCAACACGGTATCTATTACATCCTTCCTTATCTCCCAATAAGTAAAGAGATAGGATGGATCCCGCGCCATTAATACAATCTGATTATCCTGGTAACCAATCGGAAGCTCTGGAGTAATCTGTGGAGAAAAGACCTTTTTTTCTTCAAGTATGTGTTGAACCTCTTTCTCCCTATCATATGCCACCTCATAATCACTTACCGGTTTATCCTTATCGGTAACTTCCTGTTCTTGTTGTTTTTCTTCAGGAATACCAGGAAGTTCTGGAATTGCCGGAGCGCTTATAGCTTCTTTTTCCCCGGTTCTGTAAGGGGATTTTTTCAACTCATCGGAAGGGATTTCCTGAATATCTGGCCACATATCTTCATTAACAACTCCCCATTCCTGCTCAGAAGCCTCTTCATGAGACGAGATGTCGGCCATGCCAAAAAACCTGTTCCAGATAAGTCTGATGTAATCTTTTATCTTTTTCCAAAGTATCCCGCAAATGGCCTTGATAACTTCAAGAGTAAGAAAAAATATTTCTTTTATAATTTCTTTATCCATAAGAAGAGTAATCCATAATCAAATTCTCATTTTTATCATGAAGTATTTTGCCTTTATTTAAATAATGGCAAAATACAAACTTAACCGGGATATTATAATTTAAAAAAATTATATATCAAATAACAGCGAACGGTCAATAAAATTCAATTTGAGAAACGCTCCTGCTGCTTTTTTTCCCGATCTGATATTTGGCTTGACAAAGACTTGCCATTCGGTAATAATCGCACTGCCACGAGCAAATAATGAGAATTATATTCTGAATAAAATCTTTAACAGCCAGACATCCGGAGGCATTGTATTTATGATACAGCAAATTCTTGTCCCTACTGATGGTTCTGAAAACAGCCTTACAGCCGCTGATTACGCAATACACATAGCACAGCTATTTCATGCCAGTATTCGGGGGTTATTTGTTAAGGACGTAAAGATATTAACCGGTCCTCTGATCCATGATATTGGAACAAGTATTGGGGGTGCTGTTCCTTACGGAACATTTAACCAGACTATCCGGGGTGTATTAGAATCGCAGGCAGATGCAGCCCTGAACCTGGTTGAAGGGAAATGTGCCAAGGCTGGGATACCATTTAGCCGGGAGATACGGGAAGGTGTTGTAAGCCGTGAAATTGTTAAATCTGCCGAGAGCTGCGACCTAGTTGCTATGGGAAGAATGGGAACTCATGCTGAATGGCGCGATGTGTTTTTAGGCACTACGGTGGAATTCGTAGTACGGCAGACCCATAGACCGGTGCTTATTACACCGTCCGAATTCAGATCTTTTAAAAGGACGCTGATTGCTTATGATGGAAGTTCCTATGCAGATAAAGCGTTGCGGAGTGGTGCCGAGATAGCAAAGGCTATGAAGTTGCCCGTAACGGTGGTATGCGTATCAGATAAGAAAGATGATGCCCTGGAGAAGCTGACACGAGCGAGGACCTTTCTGGAAAGTTACCAGCTTACGGTAGAGACGATTACAAAGGGGGGATATGATCATGCAGGCGGGATTCTGGAAGTATGCAATGATGAAACGGACCTCCTGGTTATGGGCGCCTATGGCCATTCAAGGATTCAGGAAATGATTCTGGGAAGTACCACCGTAAGGGTAATGAGAGCCACAAGCTGCCCGATTTTATTATGCCGATAACATCTTTATCTTTCGGATTGTTTACGCAAATCATAATTATTCAGAATAAGATGCAAAACTGTGTGAAGTAGTACTTGTTCCATGATTGGCAACTACTTCTCCTCTCCGTGCGACTACAGATAAAATCGCGCCAAAAGCCTTGTCCTGCATCGGCTCTGTTTTTGTCATAAAGGGGCAGGTTTAAAACCTGCCCCTACTACTGCCAAAGGCATCCTGATTTAAGGTATTTTCTGAAACTGGATATTTGCATCCCCTAAGGTATTATCACTCCAGTTGGTAATAAAACCAGATGTTGATGTTCCTGCG is a window from the Candidatus Jettenia sp. genome containing:
- a CDS encoding DUF4912 domain-containing protein, translated to MDKEIIKEIFFLTLEVIKAICGILWKKIKDYIRLIWNRFFGMADISSHEEASEQEWGVVNEDMWPDIQEIPSDELKKSPYRTGEKEAISAPAIPELPGIPEEKQQEQEVTDKDKPVSDYEVAYDREKEVQHILEEKKVFSPQITPELPIGYQDNQIVLMARDPSYLFTYWEIRKDVIDTVLSTLGTLARNVKMILRVYDVTNTIFNGNNANTRFDIEIPAGAQSWYIYADKPNTSFCVDIGFLTPNGTFRILARSNIIRTPPAGVSEVIDREWMYIEELYKKAFIPIGLGISESVFERAHRDWQEMLKEAVSSPANLLRT
- a CDS encoding universal stress protein yields the protein MRNAPAAFFPDLIFGLTKTCHSVIIALPRANNENYILNKIFNSQTSGGIVFMIQQILVPTDGSENSLTAADYAIHIAQLFHASIRGLFVKDVKILTGPLIHDIGTSIGGAVPYGTFNQTIRGVLESQADAALNLVEGKCAKAGIPFSREIREGVVSREIVKSAESCDLVAMGRMGTHAEWRDVFLGTTVEFVVRQTHRPVLITPSEFRSFKRTLIAYDGSSYADKALRSGAEIAKAMKLPVTVVCVSDKKDDALEKLTRARTFLESYQLTVETITKGGYDHAGGILEVCNDETDLLVMGAYGHSRIQEMILGSTTVRVMRATSCPILLCR
- a CDS encoding methionine adenosyltransferase; protein product: MEILIEKTKNLPSRESAAEIVERKGLGHPDTLCDRAAEELSIAFSRYYREKFGRVLHHNIDKCLLVGGRSEVYFGGGKVITPLQFIAVGRAVEALGDEKVPLEEIARKTTHHWLGKQLRFLEPEKNVIVETKIRTGSADLRATFESLIPLANDTSIGVGFSPFTETESLVYQTEQFLNSPAVKQEFPVIGEDIKIMGIRVQDHINLTIAMALVSRFIPSKEKYFQVKKDILEYVQIFVRKRTSLKVTVVINAADNYEKDIVYLTVTGTSAECGDDGQVGRGNRANGLITPYRPMTLEAAAGKNPITHTGKLYNLVANGISAELTQDPHILEAECYLVSQIGMPITEPQMVHVKIHTDLTKKVWEERCRSIIKKHLDQMPQLWVGILERHYLLF
- a CDS encoding Hsp20/alpha crystallin family protein — protein: MSPITKKLSYLPLLNAFRNEMNKLLSNFQEGDIIVGTGLMPPLDVSEDDKGIMIKMEVPGIEPKDINISIIGNTLTIQGEKRVDKEEKEKNYHLLERCCGYFSRSVALPASVKFHQVKAEYKKGILEIILPKCEKSGIKKIPVKGG
- a CDS encoding universal stress protein, coding for MIKIEKILFPTDFSTYAKHALKYALDFALERKSKLYILHVIPKLDISIGLGGTTSPLSQIYSNMEQEAKKTIHRLVPKRFLEKIEVENIITRGTPHLEIIKAAKKYNVDLITIATHGRTGLSHALLGSTAEKVVRQAPCPVLCVKRPGHEFVVP
- a CDS encoding DUF1957 domain-containing protein translates to MGKGYLSLILHAHLPFVRHPEYHEYLEEDWLFESITETYIPLINVFDKLIEDGIDFRLTMSLTPPLISMLTDALLQSRYIRYIDKRIELAEKEIRRTKQQPEFNKLAQMYHTYFKNAKQVYEEKYHQNIVQAFRKFQDMGKLEIITCAATHGFLPLIGNNMNALRAQIHVATEHYEKHFGKKPQGIWLPECAYDHAIEQILREANIRFFILETHGLIFASPRPRYGVYAPIYCSSGIAAFGRDAESSKQVWSSQEGYPGDFSYREFYRDVGFDLDYDYIQPYLHGDGKRSNIGIKYYRITGKTNHKEPYLRENALNKASEHAANFLFNREKQVEHLASIMDRKPVIVAPYDAELFGHWWFEGPDWINFLLRKIASHQKIISLITPSDYLEMYPNNQISTPSPSSWGYKGYHEYWQNENNDWIYRHLHKAADRMVELVKAYPHVQGNSLQNRALNQAARELLLAQSSDWAFIMKTGKMAEYAAKRTKDHLFRFTKLYDDIRTNAIDDMWLSDIESKDNIFPDIDYHIYQ